The DNA window CCGTCTCGCCGTTCGCCGCGGGGCGACCGTCGCTCCCGCGGTGGATCGCCGCACCGGTGTCGACGCTCTCCAGGTAGAGAGGGACCCGCAAGGTCCCCTCGATGCGCACAGCAATGTTGGGGTCCTCAGGCATGTCCTGCACCGACGTCACGGTGATCGCCGGAGGGGTCTGGGTCATGCGCTGGATGGCGTCGTCACGGATGGCGAGCATGTCCTGGGTCAGCCACTCCTCGGAGCCCACGGTGAAATCCCAGGCGAGCTGGAGGTTCGCGCGGGTGACGCCGGCGGCCTCGAGGACCGGGAAGATGGCTTGCTCGTAGTGGGTCGCCTGCGCGCTGAGCGCGGGCTCGGCGCTGGCAGAGGCGTCGCGGATGCGATCGAAGCCGACAGGAGGCTTGATGGGCTGGCCCTGCAGGTCGACGAGGCCCTGGAAGGCGACGATGTAGCGATGGCGGTTCTGGAGTTTCACGTAGGGGCGCACGATGAGCGCGCGCGAGGCCTCCTTGTCGGTGCTGCGATCCAGCTCGGCCCAGTGGGGTACGAGCTGGCCGGTGTCGGCGTCGACGAGCAAGGTGGTGCTGTCGGCGCGGAGCGCGGCCGCCGGGTCGTCGGTGTGGAAGGTGAGCTTCTGCGCGTCCACCCCCTCCGGGAAGATCGCGAGGATGGGCATGTGGTGAGAGAAGCCGTCGACGGGGTGACGCTGCATGAAGTCGAAGGTGCGCGCGTTCTTGTCCCGTGGCGCCGCCGCGTCGGAGAGGCGGACCCGGCGTCCGGTCGGGGTCGAAGGATCCTCGGTGAGGAAGAAATCCGAGGGGTACGGCAGGAGGCAGTCGCTCTGGTAAGCGATGGGGTTGCACCCTTCGGGGATGGCGAGCGGCTGGGGGGAATCGACGCTGTCGTCTCCACCGCAGGCTGCAGCGAAGGAGCCGAGGACGAGGGCGAGCGCGGACAGCGTGCGGCGCGGAGCTTTGTTCATGCGGGTCTCTCGGCCGCGAGGGTATCACGGGGCCGCACGGATCCCGCCTCCCGTGCGCCACGGCGGGGCGGAGTTACTTCGAGAGCAAGGCGAGGGTGCGCAAGGAGGGTTGGGCGAGCCAGTGGACGCCGAGGGAGGTGCCGGCGGCGTCGAAGGTGACGCCTCGCGACAAGGCCCACTCCGCGAGCGCTCTGCCGAAAGCGGCCATGTTCGGCCAGCGATCCTGCGGCGCCTTGGCGAGACCGCGCTCCACGATGTTCCAGAGTTCGTGCTCGTGCTGGAACTGCTCCGGCCGCCGCAGCCGGGTGTTGAGGACATCGAAGATCACCGTCGCGCTGTTCGGCCCCGCGAAGGGCCGCACGCCGCTCACCAGCTCGTAGAGGACGGTGCACAGGCCCCAGACGTCGGTACGCTCGTCCGGATCGGTGCCACCGCGGATCTGCTCGGGGGCCATGTAGACGGGGCTGCCGAGCATCATGCCGTGGGTGGTCAAGCGGGTCGCCCAGATGGCGGCAGAGACGCCGGCGACGCCGAAGTCGATGAGCTTCGGGACGATGCTGGCGCCTTGCTCGATGAGCATGATGTTCGCCGGCTTGACGTCCCGGTGGACGACACCTTCGCGGTGCGCCGCGAGGAGCGCGCCGGCGACCGGCAGCACGATCTGCACGGCTTCGGTGGAAGGGAACGTGCCCAGTTCGGAGAGGCGCTGGGAGAGGGAGGAGCCCTGGAGCAGCTCCATCACCAGAAAGGGATCACCGGCGAGCGTGACGCCGAAGTCGTGAACGCGCACGGCCGAGGGGTGTGCGACGCGGGCCGCGGCACGGGCTTCCTTCAGAAGACGCTCGGCGGCGTGCTGCACCTCGGCCTCGCGGCGGATGAGCTTGAGCGCGACATCGAGTTCGAGGCTGATGCTGCGCGCGCGCCACACTGCACCCATCCCGCCGTGACCGATCTGGTCGACGAGGCGGTAACGCTGGGCGAGCACGTCCCCCGCGGCGTAGGCCCCCAGCACCACGGGCGGCGTGAGCGCGGCAGGCGCTGCCGTGGTGTCGGTCGGGTGCGTCGCGGTGGACTGCACATCGGTGCGCTCCCGCGCGACCGTGGCCGCATCTGGATCGAAGTGCCGTGACGCGCCAGCGGGAGGCGCATTGCCAGAAGGAAGTAGCGCACCAGGAAGCGGCGACACGCCTCGGAGTGGCAGCGCACCAGGAAGCGGCGACACGCCTCGGAGTGGCAGCGCGCCAGGGAGCGGCGACGCGCTGAGTGGAGGCACACTCGAAGGCAGAGGCGGTGCGCTTGGTGGCACCGGCGGCCCCCCTGGAGGAAGAGACGGCACGCCTGGAGACGGAGGGGGCATGCTGTCCGTGCGATCCCGGCGCGGCTCGAAGATCATCCGGTAGCTGGTGGGCGGCCGGTCATACCCGCTCGGAGGGGATGAATCTGGGGCTGGTGTTCGACGGCGGGTCATCGACGAAGGGAGGCTGCTCTGCGGCACCCACGGCTCGCGTTCGCGTTGGCCCATCTTGCCAGAGTACCACCCGCAAAGGTCAGGCCGCGTGGACGGGCCCGGTGTGGATCTCAGCGTCAGGCGGTCATGACGCACAGCGCCCGGCTGCTCTGAAGCCTGGACTACATGGTCATACGTGGGGCAGTGAGGCCTCGGCGGCTCAGGGTGAGACCGCAGCGCGAGACTCGGAGGCCTCACCTCGGTTCGACGGATGCGTCGGCGCCGCAAAGGCACGACGCAGTGCGCGCGCCTGATCCAGAGCGAGGTCGGCGACACGCCGCACGGTGTCCGTGAGCGAAGGACGGGTCGCGTAAAGCCGGACGAGGGGCCTCACCGCGAGCGAGAGGTCCATCTTGTAGCGCGAGGTGCCCGCCAGAAAATCGTACTCCTTGTGACCCGCAGCGATGGCCTCACGGATGGCGAGCGCATGCATCGCGATGCCCGCGCGCAAATTCTGCGGGAGGTCGGGGCGACGCCCCCCCTGATAGAACGAGACCCGACCTTGCCAGACGATGTTGTACACGGCAGCGATCGGCTCACCGCGAACCTCGAGCCACGAAAGATCCAGGGATCCTCGCTCAAGCAAGGCGGGCATGACGGCTTCGTGGAACGCACGGAAGCGCGGCGAGGCGAACGCGCCCGGCTTCTCGTCGGCGGACCAGCGCGCTTCGTGGAGCCGGATCAACGTCTCCATCGCCGTGGGCAGCTCGTCGGCTCGGGTGACCCGCGTGAGGCGCAGCGGAGACCCCGCCCATGCTTCGAGGTCACGCAGAGAGCGACGCACCATGTAGCGGCGTGACGAAGGAAGCGCAGCGAGATAGCCATCCCAGGAAGCGGGGAGAGGGATGTGCGGACAGGCGCCGGTGATCTCCAGGTGTGCGCTCGCTCCTCTGGCACGCAGCTCGCGCGAGAGGAGCACGGGGAAGACATCGTCGCCGCGCATGGCGGGCATGCGGAGCTCGTCCCACGCCCCCAGCGCGTCGGTCGCGAGCGCATCGGCGAGCGCACGCGCCACGCTCGACTCGGCCCCACGCTCGACGATCACGCCGAGGTAATCGGAGCCCGTCTCATCGGCCTCATCCTCACCCGAGCCGCACAGCTCGAGCGTGCGCAACGACAGACCGACCCGATGGCGACGAGGTCGTTCGCAGAAGGGTGCGAGACCGACCAGGCGCGGCCCATCCCAGAAGAGCACAGCCCGCAGTGCCCGCCCATCCAGGGGGCCGAAGACGCGCCACCAGGCGAGCACCCAGGGTGGCGCGAGCGTCGGTTCGCTCTGGGCGCTGCGCTGCAGGAGCTCTTCCCAGGCTGCGCTCGAAGCGACGAGGCCGGCAGTGTCGGTGACCATCTGGACACGCAGCATGCTCCTCCGTGCATCCCACGATGGGATCGTGACAGACACGTACGATGGCGCTCACGTGCGAAGGGCGTCGATGGCGCGTTCCATCCCTGCCTGGACGATGCGACGTCCCTTCCGGATCGCGCGCGCCGCCTGGTAGACGCGCTCATCGGTCCACCCCATGCGGTAGCCCAGCTCGATGGAGCGGCGCTCGGAGGTCGCATGCTCGTAGGGGACGCGGTGGAACGAGATCTCGCGTCGGTCTGTGTCCAGCACGGCGAGTTCGGCGTGGCCATCGCCACGACGCGCCGCGTCCACCGAGCCCGGGTTGGCGAAGAAGACGCGTCGTCGGCTCTGGATCGGTAGATCCTCCCCGAGGGCCAGCGAGGTCACGTCCCCCTCTCGGGCAGCGTAGAGGGCAGGTGCGTGGGTGTGACCGAAGAGACAGATCCAGGCGCTCGGAGCGAGCCGCCGCATCATCGGTAGATTCTCCTCGATGCGCTGTTCGTCGCGCATGTACTGGCAGACGTCGGCGAAGCTACCGTGAACGAGCACGACCCCTGCGTCGAGGACGCGGACCCGAGGGAGCTGCAGCAAGGTCCTCAGCGTGGCTTCGGAGAGCATCTGCCGGGTACGACGGAGAGCGAACGCCGCCTTGTCACTACAGCGGTCCATGTTCAGCTCTTGCGCTGCGATGAGATCGTGGTTGCCCGCGATGGTGATCGCACCTCGCGCCTCCAGGAGCCGCACACAGCGGTTGGGATCGGCGTTGTAGCCGACCACATCGCCGAGGCAGAGGATGCGATCCACGGAGCGCGCGTCCAGGAACGCGAGCGCTGCTTTGAGGGCCTCGAAGTTACCGTGGATGTCCGACACGATCCCGTAGCGCGCCATAGTTCACCTTCCGCACCACCGCGCTGCCAGCCCACCATGCGAAGGGGGCAGGGTCTTTCCATGCGAACGCTTCGTACACGGTCCCCGGATGGGAGACCGAAAGGAGCCACGCGCCCAGCGTCAGTCCGTCCTCGCGCTGCTCGCGGTAAGCGAGCCAGTCCCGATAAAAATTGAGCCACCGACGATGTGACTCCGGACGGGGCGCTTCGTCCGGATGTCGTCCATGAACTAGCAGATTGTAGGCCACCGCTGGCAAATTCACACCCGACGCAGCGCCCACGTAATGCCACAGGGTGTAGCGGGCGTTGATCTCCAGGACATACAGCGCACCGCTCTGCGCATCCCGGATCAGGTCGATCTTGAACGGCCCCTTCAGACCGAGCCGGCGCGTGACGTCACGCCCCATCGCCTCCACCTCGGCGTCCTCGGCGACCTCGATGAGGGAACTCTCCCCGGCGAAGGCGGGAAACGTCCGCACCTTGCGCCCGCAGAACGAGGCGAGGAGCTTGCCTCGTTCATCTGCAAAGCCGTGGAAGGACAGGAGATCTCCGGTGGCTCCCTCGATGTGCTCCTGGACCAGCAGCTCGCCCCGCAGCCGGACGAAGGCGGGGTGGGACAGCAGCTCCTGCCGCGTGGCGAAGATCCTCGCCTTGGCGTGTCCGCCGAAGAGCTCCCGCTGGATCTCCTTCCAGGCCGTCTTCCGCCGCGGCTTGATGAGGAGAGGTTCACGCAAGGACTCGAGGGCGCCGAGATCCTCGCCCGGATCGAGCGTGCGCGGCGCGCGCACCCCGGCCGCCACGCAGAGGCGCGAGAAGCGCTCCTTGTCGAGCAAGGACCAGGCGAGTTCCTCGTCGTTCAGCACGAACAGGAAGCGCTCGGCGAGGGCCTCCCGGTGCCGGTAGATGAGATCGAGGTCGCGGTCGCTGCCGTAGACCAGCGGAGACCGCCGTCCGAGCTTCGCCACGAGCTGATCTCCCAGGGCCAGCAAGGCGGTGACGCCCTGGTCGCGATCGGCAGGGAGGATCACCGCGCCGTGGACATAGCGAGAGTGCCTGGAGATGTCGTCGGGGTCGCGGGTCGCAAGGATCACCGGGATCCCGGCCATCCCGTGGGGCCGGATCAAGGTCAGATCACCGAGGACGACGGCCGGCGGCTGAGACGGCGACGATCCCTCGAGGGAAAAAGCTGCCCTCTTCATGGAGTCCACCCTCGCGGTGCAGCCCTCGTGCCCGCCGTGGTCGAGTGCAGGCTGCACACTTTCAGGCGGTAATTTGGACGGCCGACGCTCCCCGGAGTACGTGACCGACCGTGCATGTCGGCATCGATCGTCTCCCTGATCTCAGCGCATTTCAGCAGCTGAGGACCGCTCGCGTCGGCGTCCTGGCGCACCCCGCGAGCGTGAACCGCAACCTGACCCACATCGCCGATGTCCTCGCGGCCCACGGCGTCCGTCCGCGCATCTTCTTCGGCCCCGAGCACGGTTACGGTGGCGAGGCCCAGGACATGGACGCCGTCTCCGGGAGCGTCGATCCGCGGACGGGCGCGCGTGTGATCAGCCTGTACGGCGAGCGCTTCGAGGATCTGACGCCGAAGGCGGCGGACCTCGCGGAGATCGACGTGCTGATCATGGACCTCGCCGACGTCGGTTGCCGCCACTACACCTTCGTCTGGACGTCGTTGATGGTGCTGCGCGCAGCCCATCAGGCGGGCGTGAGGGTGGTGCTGCTGGATCGGCCGAACCCGATCGGCGGCGCGCTGGAGAGCGTCGAAGGCGCCCTTCAAGAGCCTGGATTTCTGTCCTTCGTGGGCCTGGAGGCCGTCCCCATCCGGCACGCGCTCACCGTCGGGGAGATCGTGGCGCTCTTCGCCCGACGGGAAGGTCTCTCGGTGGCACACATCGATGCCAGCGGCACGCGGGTGGGGTCACCCGACGCCGCCCTCACGGTGGTGCCTCCGCTGGGATGGGCGCGCGAGCAGACGGCAACGGCGTGGGATCGTCCGTTCGTGATGACGTCACCCAACATGCCGACGGTGGAGACGGCGCTCGTCTATCCCGGGGGGTGCTTGATCGAGGGGACGAACCTCTCGGAAGGTCGAGGGACGACCCGCCCCTTCGAGCTCGTGGGGGCGCCGTGGGTGGACGGGCGCAAGCTCGCCGAGGATCTCCTGGCGACGGGGCTCGCGGGGTTCCTGCCGCGGCCTCTCACCTTCTGTCCCACGACCCGGAAGCACGCCGGCAAGATCTGCGGTGGTGTGCAGATCCATGTCACCGACACGGTGGCGTTTCGCCCGGTCGCCACCTACGTGGCATTGATCGGTCTGGCGCGCCGCCAGAACCCGGAGCTGTTCGAGTTCCGGACGGAGCGCTACGAATACGTGGACGACATCCCGGCGATCGATCTCTTGCTGGGTTCGGCAAAGGCGCGCAAGGCGCTGGAGGCGGGGGAGGACCCGGCAGAGGTGGCCACCGAGGCTGCGCGGGTCGATCCGGCGTGGGCCGGGGTCATGCGCGAAGCGTTGGTCGCGGCGGGTTCCACACGGGACTGAGCGACCCGTCGGGGTTGCCCTTCGGGGGCGACGAGCGTGACGCGCGTGACCGTGACGAGCGTGAGCATGACGAGCGTGAGCGTGACGAGTGTTGCGAGCGTGACGGCGCGACAGGGCTCCCGAAGGAGCCCTGCCTGCACTCAGCGCCAGGGAGTGAAGGCGACGTCGTTCACCGGGACGAGCCGCGAGGTGAAGAAGATCTTCAGCGTGCCGAGTTCGGCGCGCGCGCCGGCCAGCGTGAACGGGATCTTGCGCGTGTCGCCGGGCATCTTGAGGGTGAGCTCGCCACGGAGGAGCTCACCCGTGGCGTCACGCCCCGCCGCACGGCTGATCTCGATGACGTAGCTGCCCTTGGGCATGCCGAGCAGGGCGAGGGACTCGCGGCGCACGCTGGTGACGTCCTGCGCCGTGACGGTCACCTTCGGAGAGGGTGAACCCATCCAGGAGATGCGGCGGCCTTGCTCGTCGATGAGCGCGAGGTCGACGTCGGCGGAGCCGCTCCACTCCGCGAGGAGCTGGACATCGCCCCGCAGGCTCGTCGCGGGGGACGAGGGGTTGGTGGTGAGCAGCCGCTCGGCTTGCTCCCGGACCTGGGGAGCGAGATCGGCGCGGATCTGGTCGGCCAGCTCGTTCATCCCTTGGAGGCGCGCGCACTGGAGCGCTGCGGAGACCAGCTTGGCGTCTCCGGGGGCGAGGTCGGCGAGCGCCAGGCGGTGCCGGCACGCGAAGGCGGGCGCGCCCGAGAGATCGTGAAGCTCGGCGAGGCGAGCCTGGATGGCTCTGTCACCCGGCCGCACGTCCGCGAGTCCGCCGAGGATGCGCGCTGCGCGCTCGCGATCCCCCTGACGGGCGGCGAGATCGGCGCGCGCCGTCAGCGCGTCCGGATCCAGCGCGTCGCGGCCGCTCCAGCGGGAGGTCAGCTCCTGCGCCTCGCCGAGCCGTCCGCTCACCGCGTACAGCGCGTAGAGGCCCACCGTCTTGTCCCGGCTGTCGGGGGTCACCGAGAGCGCACTCTCGGCGGCGAGGAGTCGAGAAGCGGTCTGCGACGCCACGCTGTTCACCGCCTCGAAACTTCCCTTGCGATCGAAGACACGTCGCATCGGGACCAGCGAACGATCCCTGGGGGTGGCAGGCGGCTCGGCCCACTCACGACGTCGCCAGCTCGACGACTTTCCTTCGGCGGCCATGGGCGCAGGCGCTGCCGTCGTCGGCGCAGGCGCCGGCTTCGCGGGCGGTGGCGGGGACGCGCCCTTGCTCGCGGGGGCAGCGCCGAGGCCTCCTCGGGACCCACCCGGGCCTGACTCCATGTCGTCGAACCTGCTGTCCAGGCTCGCTTCCTTCTTCGCCGCGGAACGCGACACGCCCCCCGCGCGGCTCTCTTCTTCGGCCTCCTCGTCGGGCACCGCGCCCTCCGCGTCGGCGCTCGCGCGCTCGGCGAGGAACTCGCCCGTGAAGGCCGGCGCCACACCGCCACGGTCCAGACCGAAGGCTTTGAACATCGCCTCGCTCTCCAGGACGAGCAGGGAGGTGTACCGGCTGGCCACGTTGAACCGCTTCGACAGCTCGATGACGGTGGGCTTCTGCGCCTCGCTGCCCACGCGCTCCAGCTCGGCGATCTTGGCGGCGGCGAACAGACGGGGCACGAAGGCATTGCCTGGGCTCGAGCTGGCCACGATGGAGACGGGGTAGCTCTGCTCGAACTTCTCCCCGCTCACCTTGCCCTTCAGGCGGATCGTCCCGCTCACGTCGCTGCCAGCGCTCATCCTGGCGACGATGAAGGTCTCACCGCCCGCGCGGATGGGATCGAGGCGGGCTGGCGTGACCTGGGTCAGGCCCGAGGGGAGTTCCACCTCGGGGTCACGCAGCATGATCCCGTACGCCGCGCCGAGCACGTCGAGTGCAGCCGCGGAGACCCGCTGACCGGGGACGTAAGGCACCACCACGCCGCCACCGCCACGCGCCAGCGACTGGAGCGAACTCGTGTCGGCGTCGGCGCCGAGCGCGACGGCGACCACCGTCGCCTCACCGCCCGTCAGCGAGGCGCGCACGGCAGCTTCGAGGTGCGCGGTGCGCGTGGGTCCGACCGTCGGGGTGCCGTCACCGAGGTAGATGATGCGGACATCCTTGCCTCCAGCCGAACCGGCAGCAGCCCGCGCCGCGATCATGGCGGCCGCGAGATCGCTGCCACCGTCCGGCTCGACGCTGCCGAGGAAGCGCTCGACGTCACCAGCGGCGGAAGCCCCCGGCGCCATGGGCCGCGCACCGCCTGCGCTGTCATCCATGGAGCGGCACACCGTGTCGCAGGCGAGCACCACGAACTCGTCCCGCCGATCCATCTCTTTCACGATGGCCGAGGCGAGCCTCGTCGCACGGGCGAAGCGCTCGCCGACCATGGAGCGGCTGGAGTCGACCACCACCACGTGACGCCGCTCGCGCGCCTCGTGCCAGCGCGGGAGCTTCGGCCTGAGCGCGATCGCCACGTAGGGAGACGTGTCGCGCACCACGACCTGGGCCGCCTCGATCGCCATCCTCTCGTCTGCAGTCTTCGCCTTGCTCGCCGCCTCGACGAGCGATGCGTCGGGCTGAGCCGATGCGTCCGACCGGTAAGCCCAGGCGGTCGCCTCCTTGTCCCGGTCGGTGAGGGCGTACTCGACGGTGAGGTCACCGGCCGGTGTGAAGCCCTGCACCGCGAGCGTGCGACGCTCGCCTGCGCCGCCGTCACCGGCCGAGGTGAGATCGTAGCCGCGCGTGTTCACGCCGAACTCCCGGTCGTGACCGAGCAACTGGACATCGAGAGAGAAGTCTCCGATGCGCGTCGTCCCGTTCTCGTCGTGCGCCAGCGGATAGGTATAGCGGCGCACGCCTCCGGACTGCTCGACGAGCTGCGTGTAGGTCAGCACCACCCGCCGGGAGCTGCGCTTGGGGATGGGGAAGATGCGCAGCTCGAAACGGCCGCCGCGCTGCCACTCGAGCAGCGCCGGATCGCGCCAGGGTCCTGGGACCCACACGATCTCCTCGCGCGGACGGGGCGCCTTGGGTGCCGCGTTCTGGATCACGCCGCGCCAGATGGCCGCACCACGATCACGATCGACGAAGGCCCCTTCCATGAGCTTGCCGTCCACTTCCAGCGCCAGCCGCTCGATCTGGGCTCCCGGGGGGAGCGGGAAGCGGAAGATTCCCTCCAGCTCCTCGTCGGTCTCGTTGGTGAAGGTCTCGTCGACCTCGGTTCGCGCCACGACGTCCACGATCCGCACCTTGACGGCGTGCTTCGACAGCCGGAGCGCGCTCTCTCGCTCCTGGGTGGAGCCAGGTTTGCGCGCGCGCAGCTCACCGACGCCGCGCAGCGAGGGGGCGTCGAGCTCCTCGGAGGTCCGATCGCTCCACTCCATCACGTCGGAGAGCGAGCTGGTACTCGCCACACGGGGCGTCCCGCCGCGTGCGATCAGCGCCTCCTCTCCGGCCCGGACCTCCACGGGTGCGCCACGCTCACCGCTGACGCGGACGCTCCCGCGCACCACCTCGACCGCGGATCGCTCGTCTCCCGCGGTGATCGCGAGCTTCGTGCCCAGGACCTCGACCTCACCTTGCGGGATCAGGAAGCGCGCCGACCTGGCAGCGTCGAGGGCTGCGACCTCCGCGACGACCACGCCCGCCTCGACGCGTGCCTTCCGCTCCTCACCCGCACCGATCCACAGGCGCGAGCTGCGATCGATCGACAGCTGCGTCCCATCACCGAGCGCGAGGTGAACCCGGGTACGCGCGTCCGTGCGGAGCGTGACCGGGAGCGAGAGCTCGCCGTTCTCCGCCAGAGGAGCACAGGCCCCTGTTTCGCTGCACGCTTCGAGCCCTCCGGTCTTGTCCGCCGAGGCCCGCTTGACGCTGACCACCTTCCCGGACCAGGGCTCTGCGCTGGCGAACACCCCTTCGGTCACCGCCTTTTGCCCCTTGAGCCAGAAGCCCATGCTCGCCGCAGCAGCGACCGCCGAGATCGCGGCCACGGCGAACACCGCTCTCCTGCCACCAGGAGCACGCCGCGCCGGTCCCTTACCGGCGAGAGGCTGGGGTCGTTCCTTGCTGGAGACAGCGACGTCTGCCGCCGCATCGTGAACGGTCGGCGCTGGAGGAAGCGCTGCGGCTCCCTTCCTTTGCGTGTCGAGGACGTGCTGGCTCACCGCTGCCACGGTCGCCCCACGCTCGGTCGACGCGCGCTCGCTCCCCCGTCCATCGCTCGTCGCGACACCGGCTGGCGAAAGCTCGGCGTGCGGCTCGCCTGGCGTCGTCGCCGTCGCGGGCCGCGCGTCGTTCTTCGGGTCGAACGCCGTTGCACCACGAAGAGAGGAAGTCTCCTGCGGCTCCATGTCCGGAGCCATCACCGCGGGCGAGACGACCGCTGGCGTCGAGACGACCGCGGATTCCGAGCTGACCACGGACTCCGAGGCGACCACCGGCACCGGCTCTCGCGCTGCCAGAAGGCGCCCCACGAGGTCGTCCACGAACCCTTCCGCCGGTCGGAAGTCTGCGCCAGCGCTCGCCACGGCCTCCGCCGCACGAGTCGCCTCGTGCTTGAGGTCACGGCATGCATCGCACCCATCGAGGTGCTCGAACAGCGCCGCCTCTGCGGTCCCGTCCAGCACCTCCGCGAGGCGCTCCGAAAGCTCGTCACACGGACTCTCCGGACCCATCCCCGTGCTGCTCATGGCCTTACTCCTCACCCAGTTCTGCACGCAGCTTTGCCAGCGCGCGGCTCACACGCTTGCGCGCCGCCGCCTCGTCCACACCACACGCGAGCGACAGCTCCTTGAACGAAAGCCCTGCCTCGAACCGGAGCACCACGGCCTCTCGCTCGCTCGGCTTCAGCTTCGCCAGCGCGGCGCGCGCGCGTTCGGCGCGCTCCTTCTCCAGCGCCAGCTCCCCCGTGTCGGGTCGAGGCCGCGTGTCGTGGACCAGCCGAAGCCTGGACTCGCGCCGCGCCTTGGTCTCGGCGTGACGCCCGCACAGGCGGCGGGCGATCCCGAAGAGCCAGGCCCGGACACTGCCCTCGGCCCTGTACTGAGGAAATGCGTCGTAGGCGGCGAGCAGCGTCTCCTGCACCAGCTCCTCGGCTTCGGCCTGCGAGCCCGTGAAGGCCATGCAGAGCTTGCCGAGGGCGAGCGCGTACGTCTGAGCACACCGCGTCAACGCTTGTCGATAATTGCCCTCTCCGATGAGCGTCTCGATGGAGCGCCCTCCGACATCTTCCTGAGACCCCACCAGCGCCAGTCCAGCCGCCATACCTGCCTCGTCGCTGGCCATGTGCCCTCGTCTCCCGATTTCGTGACCGCTTTTTTTTCGTCCGGTGTCGCCACGCCACGGGCGCTCGGGACCCTTCTCTCAACGTACACTGGTCCACCCTTTGCAAACGGCCCCGACCGCAGCACACTCCGTATCTGCGAACAGGAGCCCGCCCCATGACCGAGATCCGCCATCCGAACCTCGCGCCCGCCGCCCCTGTCGGCCCCGCGGTTGACACCTCACCTGTGAATCGGTGGCGACGGTGGCTCTCGGCCTCCCTTGCCCTCTGCCTGTCCGGACTCGTCGGCGGGTCCACGGCGCTGGCGCAACCTGCACCCGAGCAAGGCGGATCCCAGGACGACGCCGAGGAGGAAGCCGCTCCGCCGGCACCTCCTCCTCGACCGACCAAGAAGAAGGCCCCTCCCCCGCTGCCCGCCCCGACCGCGGACGCCGAGACCCCCGACGAAGAAGGCGGCGAGGTCAAGCCCCCGAAGCCTGCCAAGAAGGCCTCCAAGGAAGCATCCCAGGAAGAGAAGATGCTGCGCGGCGTGGTGACGATCGGACGCGGCGATCAGGTGCTCGGCATGGGCAGCGTGCTCGCTGGTGATGGCCGCATCCTCACCGCCCTCTCGTCGCTCGGACCCGGCAATCATCTCGAAGCTCGCTACGCCGATGGATCGCAGGTGCGGGTCAAGGTCGGTCACCACGACCGCGTCTGGGACCTGGCCTTGCTCGTCCCGCAGAGCGGCAAGTGGAAAGAAGGGCTCACCGCCTCGGTCCGCAACCCCGTCCGTCAGGACGCTGCCATCCGCTCGTTCTCGACGAGCCGAGGCAAGCCGACCGCCGTGTCGATGGTCCTCCGCGGCCGCCGCTCGCTCCTCGGAGGCGACGATCAACAGCTCGACGACGTCCTGGAGCTCGGCTCGCGCGTCTCGCCCACCGATCTCGGCTCCCCCATCATCGACGAAGAGGGCCGGGTCGTCGGCGTCCTCGGCCGGGGCTGCGCCCCCAGCGAGGGCGACAAGCCGTGCTCCCCCGTGGCCTTTGGCGCCCCCATGGAAGCGATCCGCAATTTTTTGCGGTCCGTTCCCCCCACCGCGGTCCAGCCGTCAGGCTGGCTCGGGATCCAGGGGATTGGGGAGACGGGTCCCCTCGCCAAGGGGGTCCGGGTCACCGGCGTCCACCCCGGGGGTCCAGCGGAGGAAGCGAAGCTCAAGGGGGGTGAAAAAGGGGCCGCCGACATGATCCTGGCGGTGGATGGCATCCCGGTCACCAGTCCGGAGGCACTGTCGGATGCTGT is part of the Chondromyces crocatus genome and encodes:
- a CDS encoding VIT domain-containing protein codes for the protein MSSTGMGPESPCDELSERLAEVLDGTAEAALFEHLDGCDACRDLKHEATRAAEAVASAGADFRPAEGFVDDLVGRLLAAREPVPVVASESVVSSESAVVSTPAVVSPAVMAPDMEPQETSSLRGATAFDPKNDARPATATTPGEPHAELSPAGVATSDGRGSERASTERGATVAAVSQHVLDTQRKGAAALPPAPTVHDAAADVAVSSKERPQPLAGKGPARRAPGGRRAVFAVAAISAVAAAASMGFWLKGQKAVTEGVFASAEPWSGKVVSVKRASADKTGGLEACSETGACAPLAENGELSLPVTLRTDARTRVHLALGDGTQLSIDRSSRLWIGAGEERKARVEAGVVVAEVAALDAARSARFLIPQGEVEVLGTKLAITAGDERSAVEVVRGSVRVSGERGAPVEVRAGEEALIARGGTPRVASTSSLSDVMEWSDRTSEELDAPSLRGVGELRARKPGSTQERESALRLSKHAVKVRIVDVVARTEVDETFTNETDEELEGIFRFPLPPGAQIERLALEVDGKLMEGAFVDRDRGAAIWRGVIQNAAPKAPRPREEIVWVPGPWRDPALLEWQRGGRFELRIFPIPKRSSRRVVLTYTQLVEQSGGVRRYTYPLAHDENGTTRIGDFSLDVQLLGHDREFGVNTRGYDLTSAGDGGAGERRTLAVQGFTPAGDLTVEYALTDRDKEATAWAYRSDASAQPDASLVEAASKAKTADERMAIEAAQVVVRDTSPYVAIALRPKLPRWHEARERRHVVVVDSSRSMVGERFARATRLASAIVKEMDRRDEFVVLACDTVCRSMDDSAGGARPMAPGASAAGDVERFLGSVEPDGGSDLAAAMIAARAAAGSAGGKDVRIIYLGDGTPTVGPTRTAHLEAAVRASLTGGEATVVAVALGADADTSSLQSLARGGGGVVVPYVPGQRVSAAALDVLGAAYGIMLRDPEVELPSGLTQVTPARLDPIRAGGETFIVARMSAGSDVSGTIRLKGKVSGEKFEQSYPVSIVASSSPGNAFVPRLFAAAKIAELERVGSEAQKPTVIELSKRFNVASRYTSLLVLESEAMFKAFGLDRGGVAPAFTGEFLAERASADAEGAVPDEEAEEESRAGGVSRSAAKKEASLDSRFDDMESGPGGSRGGLGAAPASKGASPPPPAKPAPAPTTAAPAPMAAEGKSSSWRRREWAEPPATPRDRSLVPMRRVFDRKGSFEAVNSVASQTASRLLAAESALSVTPDSRDKTVGLYALYAVSGRLGEAQELTSRWSGRDALDPDALTARADLAARQGDRERAARILGGLADVRPGDRAIQARLAELHDLSGAPAFACRHRLALADLAPGDAKLVSAALQCARLQGMNELADQIRADLAPQVREQAERLLTTNPSSPATSLRGDVQLLAEWSGSADVDLALIDEQGRRISWMGSPSPKVTVTAQDVTSVRRESLALLGMPKGSYVIEISRAAGRDATGELLRGELTLKMPGDTRKIPFTLAGARAELGTLKIFFTSRLVPVNDVAFTPWR
- a CDS encoding RNA polymerase sigma factor encodes the protein MASDEAGMAAGLALVGSQEDVGGRSIETLIGEGNYRQALTRCAQTYALALGKLCMAFTGSQAEAEELVQETLLAAYDAFPQYRAEGSVRAWLFGIARRLCGRHAETKARRESRLRLVHDTRPRPDTGELALEKERAERARAALAKLKPSEREAVVLRFEAGLSFKELSLACGVDEAAARKRVSRALAKLRAELGEE
- a CDS encoding S1C family serine protease; the protein is MTEIRHPNLAPAAPVGPAVDTSPVNRWRRWLSASLALCLSGLVGGSTALAQPAPEQGGSQDDAEEEAAPPAPPPRPTKKKAPPPLPAPTADAETPDEEGGEVKPPKPAKKASKEASQEEKMLRGVVTIGRGDQVLGMGSVLAGDGRILTALSSLGPGNHLEARYADGSQVRVKVGHHDRVWDLALLVPQSGKWKEGLTASVRNPVRQDAAIRSFSTSRGKPTAVSMVLRGRRSLLGGDDQQLDDVLELGSRVSPTDLGSPIIDEEGRVVGVLGRGCAPSEGDKPCSPVAFGAPMEAIRNFLRSVPPTAVQPSGWLGIQGIGETGPLAKGVRVTGVHPGGPAEEAKLKGGEKGAADMILAVDGIPVTSPEALSDAVRTHAVGEKIPLIVLGSDGRYRQVAVTLRAAPDAKATSAKPQPAPSTPPAADAPRGKAPAPTPR